One stretch of Amycolatopsis tolypomycina DNA includes these proteins:
- a CDS encoding alpha/beta hydrolase, with protein MTYAIDPELLPWLDMLPAVTLTDHESLLAARSSMAQLSEVLPAYEPVHPVDVRDTAVPGPSDAPDVPVRVYSPANRTDAGPGLLYIHGGGFVMGDLDTFDAHLLRLVDELGIVIVSVGYRLAPEHPFPAPVEDCYAALAWAAAKAGELGIDPARLGVAGESAGGGLAAAVALLARDRGGPRLCFQYLGIPELDDRLDTPSMRAYTDTPIWNRPNAVYSWTSYLGTEPGGADVSPYAAPARATDLAGLPPAFVTTCQFDPLRDEGIAYAQRLAHAGVPVDLRHYAGTFHGSSLVETAAVSRRMVADELDALRRGLSGTAG; from the coding sequence ATGACCTACGCGATCGATCCCGAGCTGCTGCCCTGGCTGGACATGCTCCCCGCCGTGACCCTCACCGACCACGAGTCCCTGCTGGCCGCGCGCTCCTCGATGGCGCAGCTCAGCGAAGTCCTGCCCGCCTACGAGCCGGTGCACCCCGTCGACGTCCGGGACACCGCCGTGCCCGGACCCTCCGACGCCCCCGACGTCCCCGTGCGCGTCTACTCGCCGGCGAACCGCACCGACGCCGGACCCGGCCTGCTCTACATTCACGGCGGCGGGTTCGTCATGGGCGATCTCGACACCTTCGACGCGCACCTGCTGCGCCTGGTCGACGAACTGGGGATCGTGATCGTGTCGGTCGGCTACCGGCTCGCCCCCGAACACCCGTTCCCGGCCCCGGTCGAGGACTGCTACGCCGCCCTGGCCTGGGCTGCCGCCAAGGCCGGCGAACTCGGCATCGACCCCGCCCGCCTCGGCGTGGCCGGCGAGAGCGCCGGGGGCGGCCTCGCCGCCGCCGTGGCCCTGCTGGCCCGCGACCGCGGTGGTCCCCGGCTCTGCTTCCAGTACCTCGGCATCCCGGAGCTCGACGACCGGCTCGACACCCCGTCGATGCGCGCCTACACCGACACGCCGATCTGGAACCGCCCCAACGCCGTGTACAGCTGGACGTCCTACCTCGGCACGGAACCGGGCGGCGCCGACGTTTCGCCGTACGCCGCGCCGGCTCGCGCCACCGACCTCGCCGGGCTGCCGCCGGCGTTCGTCACCACCTGCCAGTTCGACCCCCTGCGCGACGAGGGAATCGCCTACGCGCAGCGGCTCGCGCACGCGGGCGTGCCGGTCGACCTGCGCCACTACGCGGGCACCTTCCACGGCTCGAGCCTGGTCGAGACGGCGGCGGTCTCCCGCCGCATGGTCGCCGACGAGCTGGACGCTCTGCGGCGCGGCCTCAGCGGCACGGCCGGCTGA
- a CDS encoding helix-turn-helix domain-containing protein has translation MKGLLLRLSGLDADAENAVRVIGFFDRLITGRAGLDALVRSTAELAGCPVGVHAPGQGLSLRAAPGEDVVTPGPAPSGAATRALEGGVVVWVARTGAPVPLDDMLLERFAIAAAILLEHSGVPRPELGDPALVELVLSEDVGTAERSRALHLLGFGPATRLRVLAGTGVDALAGRSARLGGVRAVLLPGEVASLPDGARAGIGPDGPALDVARSWAAARTALRFTSAAEPVVWWERLGGLAALAGKLGPAELAELPDVQALDRLAAEPHGRDTLAALDALCATGSARKAAAALHRHHSTMPARLARAEAVLGFEVDSPAGRFRLHLALVLRRLRDNADLG, from the coding sequence ATGAAAGGCCTGCTGCTGAGGCTGTCCGGGCTCGACGCCGATGCCGAGAACGCCGTGCGGGTGATCGGGTTCTTCGACCGCCTGATCACCGGCCGCGCCGGCCTGGACGCCTTGGTGCGCAGCACGGCGGAACTCGCCGGCTGCCCGGTCGGCGTGCACGCGCCCGGGCAGGGCCTGTCACTGCGGGCCGCGCCGGGCGAGGACGTCGTCACCCCGGGTCCGGCGCCCTCCGGAGCGGCCACCCGGGCCTTGGAGGGCGGGGTGGTCGTGTGGGTGGCGCGGACGGGCGCGCCGGTCCCGCTCGACGACATGCTGCTCGAGCGGTTCGCGATCGCCGCCGCGATCCTGCTGGAACACTCCGGCGTCCCGCGGCCCGAGCTCGGGGACCCGGCACTGGTCGAGCTGGTGCTGTCCGAGGACGTCGGCACGGCCGAACGGTCACGGGCCCTGCACCTGCTCGGTTTCGGCCCGGCGACGCGACTGCGGGTGCTCGCGGGCACCGGCGTCGACGCCCTCGCCGGCCGCTCGGCGCGGTTGGGCGGGGTGCGCGCGGTGCTGCTGCCGGGCGAGGTGGCGTCCCTGCCGGACGGCGCCCGCGCGGGCATCGGCCCGGACGGCCCCGCCCTCGACGTGGCCCGGTCGTGGGCCGCGGCCCGGACGGCCCTGCGGTTCACGTCGGCGGCCGAGCCGGTGGTGTGGTGGGAGCGGCTGGGCGGGCTCGCCGCCCTCGCCGGCAAGCTCGGCCCGGCGGAACTGGCCGAGCTGCCCGACGTCCAGGCGCTCGACCGCCTGGCGGCCGAGCCCCACGGAAGGGACACGCTGGCGGCGTTGGACGCGTTGTGCGCCACGGGCTCGGCCCGCAAGGCGGCCGCGGCCCTGCACCGCCACCACAGCACGATGCCGGCCCGCTTGGCGCGGGCCGAGGCGGTGCTGGGGTTCGAGGTGGACTCGCCGGCCGGCCGGTTCCGGCTGCACCTGGCCCTGGTGTTGCGCCGGCTGCGGGACAACGCCGACCTGGGCTGA
- a CDS encoding TIGR01777 family oxidoreductase has product MKVVVPGGTGHLGRVLSRALAGQGHEVVVLTRREARPEPGVRHVHWDGRGPGAWTAEVDGSDVVLNLAGRSVNCRYTRANLREMLNSRVDSARVVGGAIARAARPPRVWLQMSTATIYAHTFAAPHDETTGVLGGDEREVPAYWAYSVGIAKAWEREQREAATPDTRKVALRTAMVMSPEPGGALAMLLRLTRLGLGGPVAGGGQYMSWIHEDDLVRAITFLIAHDELSGPVNLAAPEPLPYASFLRTLRAAAGIPVGLPATRWMAELGAFVLRSDTELLLKSRRVVPGRLREAGFEFTYPEWPAAAEDLVRRSRRPLNTP; this is encoded by the coding sequence ATGAAGGTTGTGGTCCCGGGCGGCACCGGGCATCTGGGTCGGGTGCTGAGCCGCGCGCTGGCCGGGCAGGGGCACGAGGTCGTCGTCCTGACGCGGCGGGAGGCGCGCCCGGAGCCGGGAGTGCGGCACGTCCATTGGGACGGCCGCGGCCCGGGCGCGTGGACGGCGGAGGTCGACGGCAGCGACGTCGTGCTCAACCTGGCCGGCCGGTCGGTGAACTGCCGGTACACCCGGGCGAACCTGCGGGAGATGCTGAACTCGCGCGTCGACTCGGCCCGCGTGGTCGGCGGCGCGATCGCCCGGGCGGCCCGCCCGCCGCGGGTGTGGCTGCAGATGAGCACGGCGACGATCTACGCGCACACGTTCGCCGCGCCGCACGACGAAACCACCGGAGTCCTCGGGGGCGACGAGCGCGAGGTGCCGGCTTACTGGGCCTACAGCGTCGGCATCGCCAAGGCGTGGGAGCGCGAGCAGCGCGAGGCGGCGACGCCGGACACGCGCAAGGTGGCGCTCCGCACGGCAATGGTGATGAGCCCGGAACCGGGCGGCGCGTTGGCCATGCTCCTGCGCCTGACCCGCCTCGGCCTGGGCGGCCCGGTCGCGGGCGGCGGCCAGTACATGTCGTGGATCCACGAGGACGACCTGGTCCGCGCGATCACGTTCCTCATCGCCCACGACGAACTGAGCGGCCCGGTCAACCTGGCGGCCCCGGAACCGTTGCCGTACGCCTCGTTCCTGCGCACCCTCCGCGCGGCGGCCGGGATCCCGGTCGGCCTGCCGGCGACGAGGTGGATGGCGGAGCTCGGCGCGTTCGTCCTCCGCAGCGACACGGAACTGCTGCTGAAGAGCCGCCGCGTGGTGCCGGGAAGGTTGCGCGAGGCCGGCTTCGAGTTCACGTACCCCGAGTGGCCTGCGGCGGCCGAGGACCTGGTCCGCAGATCACGCCGGCCCCTGAACACGCCCTGA
- a CDS encoding nuclear transport factor 2 family protein, with product MRRWGYAALGTALVAAVLGTPAAAATDAAGDGQRQCRQAFDHAVWEDMDSYNKRDAARYRAIIHRDMVTVGRRGQVIIGYDANVDPVLEQFKVPYEFSMPWTVTHTVVEDCKMGYAILDAHYLEPSHGIDRHFTISLTLVREHGRWQVVKDTVTDVVS from the coding sequence ATGCGCAGATGGGGTTACGCGGCGTTGGGCACGGCGCTGGTGGCGGCGGTGCTCGGCACGCCCGCCGCGGCGGCGACCGACGCGGCCGGTGACGGGCAGCGGCAGTGCCGTCAGGCGTTCGACCACGCCGTGTGGGAGGACATGGACAGCTACAACAAGCGCGACGCCGCCCGGTACCGCGCGATCATCCACCGGGACATGGTCACCGTGGGCCGCCGGGGCCAGGTCATCATCGGCTACGACGCGAACGTGGACCCGGTGCTGGAGCAGTTCAAGGTGCCCTACGAGTTCTCGATGCCGTGGACGGTGACGCACACCGTCGTCGAGGACTGCAAGATGGGGTACGCGATCCTGGACGCGCACTACCTCGAGCCGTCGCACGGCATCGACCGCCACTTCACGATCAGCCTGACGCTGGTGCGCGAGCACGGCCGGTGGCAGGTCGTCAAGGACACGGTCACCGACGTCGTGTCGTGA